Genomic window (Tetrapisispora phaffii CBS 4417 chromosome 15, complete genome):
ATAATCATCATCGCTTAAGGatacttttaaatttaaatataatcttTTTGCAAGTTGAGATGGATCGTTACAAAGTCCATCTGAACCTGCAAACGGTACCTTAGTTGTGAACCAGGGATGTTTTTTAATCATTTCCAATGATATTCTATTATCCGGATTTGGTTGtaaaatttttcttaaaaGATTCAGTTGATTTAAATCGATTTTTGACCATGGACCTAATGTAATATTACCATTATGTTCTATGAAATACTGAAAATTGCTGTCTTCAAGTAAGGGAGCTTCCCACGGTATCTCACCGGTAAGTAAAACGAACAATAATACTCCAATTGACCAAATATCTGTCTTATCTGCAAAATATTGCGATGAATGAAGGACTTCGGGAGCCATATATGGAGGTGAACCCTTTTGATCAGTTGATATTCTAAGTGAACCATCTTTTCTCTTAAATTGTGAAGCTAATCCAAAATCAGCCAGTTTCAAATTTCCATTGTTATCCAACAAAATATTCTCTGGCTTAATATCTCTATGTGAGACACCACACTCTGTATGTAAATACACTACTGCATTCACAAGttgttgaaaataaaattgtgCAACTGATGAATCGACACCTACATCAGGCTCGATCTTATCGAATAAATCACCTCCTTCTGCCAATTCCATAATAATCCACATGAAATCGGTAGATATGTTACAATCAATAATCTTGAGAACATTTGGATGATCAGAGCATTTCGACTGTAATACTACTTCTTTTGTGATATCTTTCTCCGTAAGACCTTGTTGAGTGCAAGTAGGAATATGTACAAATTTGACGGCAAATATAACACTAGGGTCAGCTTTTAAATAAGCAGTTTTTACACATGCAAAAGCACCATTACCGATAGTCTCGTTCAACTCCACATCTTTTATCTTTGGTAACGTTGAGATCTGAGAAAAGTTCATTGTATTAAGAACCactattaataataaatgaacATATATAGATTTTGGATTATTTAGATATATTCCTCgatatttatcaaaattaaacaGTAATAATGTCAAAAAATAACCTATTAGACTAAGTAGTTCAATAGTGCTCTTGTacttattttatattacttTCACCAATtgttattgatatataatcTTTTATCTCATCGCTCTGTATTTTGATTCTGTTAGatattgttttcattttcatgTAAGAGGCAAACAAAGGACTGCTTATTTTAACCTTTGTATccttttgaaaaaaatcgATGCCTCAATATTAATCGATAAGGAAGTTCATTTATCGAAGGGGATAGCCTGGGAGTTGAAGAGTTTGCTATAAGtataaaagaaatcaatattagcatatttata
Coding sequences:
- the CHK1 gene encoding serine/threonine protein kinase CHK1 (similar to Saccharomyces cerevisiae CHK1 (YBR274W); ancestral locus Anc_1.336); translation: MNFSQISTLPKIKDVELNETIGNGAFACVKTAYLKADPSVIFAVKFVHIPTCTQQGLTEKDITKEVVLQSKCSDHPNVLKIIDCNISTDFMWIIMELAEGGDLFDKIEPDVGVDSSVAQFYFQQLVNAVVYLHTECGVSHRDIKPENILLDNNGNLKLADFGLASQFKRKDGSLRISTDQKGSPPYMAPEVLHSSQYFADKTDIWSIGVLLFVLLTGEIPWEAPLLEDSNFQYFIEHNGNITLGPWSKIDLNQLNLLRKILQPNPDNRISLEMIKKHPWFTTKVPFAGSDGLCNDPSQLAKRLYLNLKVSLSDDDYLRSTQDPGSYGRSNAGFRATQPVGDDYADIEHDPLATDHNMSTQLAFTQYNHNRITDKYAHNEQNWTQLLSNDLALLQFSDKSLDGSLSTNLRFDHTKLTKFYSLANMEEIISTLEEALRFSNIKVKPNLYDNFLKLSSSMGAASVFPVTINIKTDDFTGLLLSGVISINKVQEDLKIISINRKSGDPLEWRRLFKKLALLCRNLVFIPN